A part of Pseudomonas lutea genomic DNA contains:
- a CDS encoding T6SS phospholipase effector Tle1-like catalytic domain-containing protein, with translation MTKYFNQGAGESRADAPQVTVRLGVFFDGTGNNRVNSQIGADCHAMTEINGGQHTKECGGRHSDPSSSYSNSLTNIARLAGLYRRQRKASPGANGLCVYGAVYVSGVGTTSGGRDTRLSGQGFGRGTTGVVAKVCRCVKKIADELSAFEGDNPGCVIGALELDVFGFSRGAASARHLANEVLKKSRGALDPILDPRALPLSDHFSWASGSVRLKVIGLFDTVAAVGGFSDLGSVRDAVNKRVNLFLPPGCAQQVLHLVAGDEHRRNFVLNSVKPDWPREIVLPGSHSDIGGGYQPQEIEKVALFRPHRSLVGANTPYDATDAWLQAHAELSTVQAGDLLDPTDEGASLGVECFERFGTASRGVKTVVATVTLERRVYNHLSHVYLRVMHALASDEGVPFMPIIDCAQITLPPELQTIAARLISHARGEGDGLSDDERSLLYRRYIHRSAHWNNARPDALMDGLFLHAPAANGRRTFSNLGQPGYPQ, from the coding sequence ATGACAAAATATTTTAATCAGGGCGCGGGCGAGTCTCGCGCCGACGCCCCGCAGGTGACCGTTCGTCTGGGCGTGTTCTTCGACGGCACCGGCAATAACCGCGTTAACAGCCAGATTGGCGCTGACTGCCACGCCATGACGGAAATCAACGGTGGCCAGCACACGAAAGAATGTGGGGGTCGCCACAGTGACCCCTCCAGCAGTTACAGCAACAGTCTCACCAACATCGCCAGGCTTGCAGGCTTGTACAGACGCCAACGCAAAGCCTCGCCCGGGGCCAATGGTTTATGCGTGTACGGCGCGGTTTATGTCAGCGGCGTCGGCACCACTTCCGGAGGGCGCGACACTCGGTTGTCCGGGCAGGGCTTTGGCCGGGGCACTACCGGGGTGGTGGCAAAGGTCTGCCGCTGCGTCAAAAAAATCGCCGATGAGCTCAGTGCTTTTGAAGGCGATAACCCCGGCTGTGTGATCGGCGCGCTGGAGCTGGACGTGTTCGGTTTCAGTCGTGGCGCCGCGTCGGCCCGGCACCTGGCGAACGAGGTGCTGAAAAAATCCCGGGGTGCGCTCGACCCTATCCTTGATCCGCGCGCCTTGCCACTGTCTGATCACTTCTCCTGGGCCAGCGGCAGTGTCCGTCTGAAAGTCATCGGGCTTTTCGACACGGTGGCTGCGGTGGGCGGGTTCTCCGACCTGGGCAGCGTTCGCGATGCGGTCAACAAGCGGGTCAATCTGTTTCTGCCTCCCGGGTGTGCGCAGCAGGTCCTGCATCTGGTGGCCGGCGACGAACACCGCCGCAACTTCGTGCTCAACAGCGTCAAGCCCGACTGGCCCCGTGAGATCGTGTTGCCCGGCAGCCATTCCGACATTGGTGGGGGTTACCAGCCGCAGGAGATAGAGAAGGTGGCGCTGTTTCGCCCTCACCGAAGCCTCGTCGGTGCCAACACGCCTTATGACGCCACGGACGCCTGGTTACAGGCCCATGCAGAACTGTCGACCGTCCAGGCGGGAGATTTGCTGGACCCCACCGACGAGGGAGCTTCACTGGGGGTTGAGTGTTTCGAGCGGTTCGGCACGGCTTCAAGAGGGGTCAAGACAGTGGTGGCGACCGTGACACTTGAGCGCCGCGTCTACAATCATTTAAGCCACGTTTACCTGCGAGTCATGCACGCGCTGGCCAGCGACGAAGGTGTGCCGTTCATGCCGATCATCGATTGCGCGCAGATAACTCTGCCACCGGAACTGCAAACGATTGCCGCCAGGCTGATCAGCCATGCGAGGGGAGAAGGCGATGGGTTGAGCGATGACGAGCGATCGCTGTTGTACAGGCGCTATATCCATCGTTCGGCGCACTGGAACAACGCACGACCCGATGCGCTGATGGACGGGCTGTTCCTGCATGCGCCTGCAGCGAACGGTCGACGGACCTTTTCAAACCTTGGTCAGCCTGGCTATCCGCAGTAA
- a CDS encoding TraR/DksA family transcriptional regulator, which translates to MTKEKLLAMPADDYMNAEQHAFFVDLLQAMKVEIHERIEQSRIAIESLDTPADPADAASVEEERHWLVNVIDRDQRMLPQLEMALSRIAEDTFGWCEDSGEPIGLKRLLISPTTKYCIEAQERHEQIDRHQRQA; encoded by the coding sequence ATGACCAAGGAAAAGTTGCTGGCGATGCCGGCCGATGACTACATGAACGCCGAACAGCACGCGTTCTTCGTCGACCTGCTGCAAGCCATGAAAGTCGAAATCCACGAGCGCATCGAGCAGAGCCGCATCGCCATCGAAAGCCTGGACACCCCGGCCGACCCCGCTGACGCCGCTTCCGTGGAAGAAGAGCGTCACTGGCTGGTGAACGTGATTGACCGTGACCAGCGCATGCTGCCGCAGCTGGAAATGGCCCTGAGCCGCATCGCCGAAGACACCTTTGGCTGGTGCGAAGACAGCGGCGAACCTATCGGCCTCAAGCGCCTGCTGATCAGCCCGACCACCAAGTACTGCATCGAAGCTCAGGAACGCCACGAGCAGATCGACCGCCACCAGCGTCAGGCGTGA
- a CDS encoding ABC transporter permease, producing MNAMLDNKPALAPRKHKRRLPTELSIFLVLIGIGLIFELFGWIVRDQSFLMNSQRLVLMILQVSIIGLLAIGVTQVIITTGIDLSSGSVLALSAMIAASLAQSSDYTRAVFPSLTDLPVWAPVIAGLGVGLLAGAINGSIIAITGIPPFIATLGMMVSARGLARYYTGGQPVSMLNDSYTAIGQGAMPVIIFLVVAVIFHIALRYTKYGKYTYAIGGNMQAARTSGINVKRHLVIVYSIAGLLAGLAGVVASARAATGQAGMGVSYELDAIAAAVIGGTSLAGGVGRITGTVIGALILGVMASGFTFVGVDAYVQDIIKGLIIVVAVVIDQYRNKRKLKR from the coding sequence ATGAACGCGATGCTGGATAACAAACCCGCGCTGGCGCCTCGCAAGCACAAGCGCCGACTGCCCACCGAATTGAGCATCTTCCTGGTGCTGATCGGCATCGGCCTGATCTTCGAGCTGTTCGGCTGGATCGTGCGCGATCAGAGTTTTCTGATGAATTCCCAGCGGCTGGTGCTGATGATTCTGCAGGTGTCGATCATTGGCCTGCTGGCCATCGGCGTGACCCAGGTCATCATCACCACCGGCATCGACCTGTCATCGGGCTCGGTGTTGGCGCTGTCGGCCATGATCGCCGCCAGCCTGGCACAGTCTTCCGATTACACGCGGGCAGTGTTTCCGTCACTCACCGACCTGCCGGTATGGGCTCCGGTCATCGCCGGGCTCGGGGTTGGTCTGCTCGCAGGTGCGATCAACGGCAGCATCATTGCCATCACCGGCATCCCGCCCTTCATCGCCACATTGGGCATGATGGTCTCGGCGCGCGGGCTGGCGCGCTATTACACCGGTGGTCAGCCGGTGAGCATGCTTAACGATTCCTACACCGCGATTGGCCAGGGCGCCATGCCGGTGATCATCTTTCTGGTGGTTGCGGTGATCTTTCACATCGCGCTGCGGTACACCAAATACGGCAAATACACGTACGCCATCGGCGGCAACATGCAGGCGGCGCGCACCTCGGGGATCAACGTCAAGCGGCATCTGGTCATCGTCTACAGCATCGCCGGGCTGCTGGCAGGGCTGGCGGGCGTGGTGGCCTCGGCACGCGCGGCGACAGGGCAGGCAGGGATGGGGGTTTCCTACGAGCTGGACGCCATTGCCGCCGCCGTGATCGGTGGCACCAGCCTGGCGGGCGGTGTCGGCCGCATCACCGGGACAGTCATCGGTGCGCTGATCCTTGGCGTCATGGCCAGCGGCTTTACCTTTGTCGGGGTCGACGCCTACGTCCAGGACATCATCAAGGGCCTGATCATCGTCGTTGCCGTGGTCATCGACCAGTACCGCAACAAGCGCAAACTCAAGCGCTGA
- a CDS encoding sugar ABC transporter ATP-binding protein has protein sequence MFASANASASPNAAAPQPVAAGTDAQHPYLLEITNISKGFPGVVALDNVQLRVRPGSVLALMGENGAGKSTLMKIIAGIYQPDTGEIVLRGKPVVFQSPLAALQSGIAMIHQELNLMPHMSIAENIWIGREQLNGLHMVDHRAMHRCTEELLERLRINLDPEEQVGNLSIAERQMVEIAKAVSYDSDVLIMDEPTSAITEKEVAHLFSIIADLRAQGKGIIYITHKMNEVFAIADEVAVFRDGAYIGLQRADSMDGDSLISMMVGRELTQLFPERDKPVGKLLMSVRDLALDGVFEGVSFDLHAGEVLGIAGLMGSGRTNVAETIFGITPSTRGEILLDGLAVRISDPHFAIEKGFALLTEDRKLSGLFPCLSVLENMEMAVLPHYVGNGFVHQKALRALCEDMCKKLRVKTPSLEQCIDTLSGGNQQKALLARWLMTNPRVLILDEPTRGIDVGAKAEIYRLISQLASEGMAVIMISSELPEVLGMSDRVMVMHEGEMMGTLDRAEATQERVMHLASGNPVH, from the coding sequence ATGTTCGCTTCCGCAAATGCTTCGGCCTCACCGAATGCTGCCGCGCCCCAGCCTGTTGCAGCCGGCACCGATGCCCAGCATCCGTATCTGCTGGAAATCACCAACATCAGCAAAGGGTTTCCCGGGGTGGTTGCGCTGGACAATGTGCAATTGCGTGTGCGCCCCGGCAGCGTGCTGGCGCTGATGGGCGAGAACGGTGCGGGCAAGTCGACGTTGATGAAAATCATTGCCGGCATCTACCAGCCCGACACCGGCGAAATCGTCCTGCGCGGCAAGCCGGTGGTGTTCCAGTCGCCACTGGCGGCGCTGCAATCGGGCATTGCGATGATTCATCAGGAGCTCAACCTGATGCCGCACATGAGCATCGCCGAAAACATCTGGATCGGTCGCGAGCAGCTCAATGGCCTGCACATGGTCGATCACCGCGCGATGCACCGCTGCACCGAAGAACTGCTGGAACGCCTGCGCATCAACCTCGACCCTGAAGAGCAGGTCGGCAACCTGAGCATCGCCGAACGGCAAATGGTCGAGATCGCCAAGGCCGTCTCCTACGACTCCGACGTGCTGATCATGGACGAACCGACCTCGGCCATTACCGAGAAAGAAGTGGCCCATCTGTTCTCGATCATTGCCGACCTGCGCGCCCAGGGCAAAGGCATCATTTACATCACCCACAAGATGAACGAGGTGTTCGCCATCGCTGACGAAGTGGCGGTGTTTCGCGACGGCGCCTACATCGGCCTGCAGCGTGCCGACAGCATGGACGGCGACAGCCTCATCTCAATGATGGTCGGGCGCGAACTGACCCAGCTGTTTCCCGAGCGCGATAAACCGGTGGGCAAATTGCTGATGTCGGTCCGTGATCTGGCGCTCGACGGCGTCTTCGAGGGCGTGTCGTTCGACCTGCACGCCGGCGAGGTGCTGGGCATCGCCGGCCTGATGGGGTCTGGGCGCACCAATGTCGCAGAAACGATTTTCGGCATCACCCCGAGCACGCGCGGCGAGATCCTGCTCGACGGCCTGGCGGTCCGCATCAGCGACCCGCACTTTGCCATCGAGAAAGGCTTCGCATTACTCACCGAAGACCGCAAGCTCAGTGGGCTGTTTCCGTGCCTTTCAGTGCTGGAAAACATGGAGATGGCCGTGCTGCCGCATTACGTCGGCAATGGCTTCGTGCATCAGAAAGCGCTGCGCGCACTGTGCGAAGACATGTGCAAGAAGCTGCGGGTCAAGACACCGTCGCTTGAGCAGTGCATTGACACCCTGTCCGGCGGCAATCAACAGAAAGCCCTGCTGGCGCGCTGGCTGATGACCAACCCGCGGGTACTGATTCTGGATGAACCCACCCGCGGCATCGACGTAGGCGCCAAGGCCGAGATATACCGGCTGATTTCCCAGCTCGCCAGCGAAGGCATGGCGGTGATCATGATTTCCTCGGAGCTCCCGGAAGTGCTGGGCATGAGCGACCGGGTCATGGTGATGCACGAAGGCGAGATGATGGGCACCCTCGATCGCGCCGAGGCGACGCAGGAGCGGGTCATGCACCTGGCGTCCGGCAATCCCGTGCACTGA
- a CDS encoding sugar ABC transporter substrate-binding protein produces the protein MNTQLRFTSLALALMLSSGAALAADLKIGVSMSQFDDTYLTYMREDMNKKAKAMGGVDLQFVDGRNDVNKQLDQVQELIGKKVDALIVNPVDTEATNRITQIATAAGIPLVYVNRRPDDPKLPSGVASVTSDDKEAGRMQMEYLAKKMDGKGNVVILLGELANNSTRDRTAGVKEVLKSYPNIKVTQEQTGAWQRQRGMDVTNDWLTQGGDFKAVISNNDEMAIGAAMALKQAGKKGEVFVAGVDGTPDGLSAVKKGDLSVSVFQDAKGQGEGAIDAAVKLAKKETLPEQAIVIPFKLITPDNVGTFK, from the coding sequence ATGAACACCCAGCTCCGCTTCACCTCGCTCGCCCTCGCCTTAATGCTCTCCAGCGGTGCCGCTCTGGCCGCCGACCTCAAGATCGGCGTATCCATGTCGCAGTTCGATGACACCTACCTGACCTACATGCGTGAAGACATGAACAAAAAGGCCAAGGCCATGGGCGGCGTTGATCTGCAGTTCGTCGATGGGCGCAACGACGTGAACAAACAGCTCGACCAGGTGCAGGAGCTGATCGGCAAGAAGGTCGACGCACTGATCGTCAACCCCGTCGACACCGAAGCCACCAACCGGATCACCCAGATCGCCACCGCTGCCGGCATTCCGCTGGTTTACGTCAACCGCCGCCCGGACGATCCCAAACTGCCTTCAGGCGTCGCGTCGGTGACCTCGGACGATAAAGAAGCCGGCCGCATGCAGATGGAGTACCTGGCGAAGAAAATGGACGGCAAAGGCAACGTCGTTATTTTGCTGGGCGAACTGGCCAACAACTCGACCCGCGACCGCACGGCCGGGGTCAAGGAAGTCCTGAAAAGCTACCCCAACATCAAGGTCACGCAGGAGCAGACCGGTGCCTGGCAGCGTCAGCGCGGCATGGACGTCACCAATGATTGGCTGACCCAGGGTGGCGACTTCAAGGCGGTTATCTCCAATAACGATGAGATGGCCATCGGCGCGGCCATGGCCCTCAAGCAAGCGGGCAAGAAGGGCGAGGTGTTCGTTGCCGGCGTCGATGGCACGCCCGACGGGCTGAGCGCCGTCAAAAAAGGCGACCTCTCGGTCTCGGTGTTTCAGGACGCCAAAGGGCAGGGCGAGGGCGCAATCGATGCCGCGGTGAAGCTGGCGAAAAAGGAAACGCTGCCTGAACAGGCCATCGTCATCCCGTTCAAGCTGATCACGCCAGACAACGTCGGCACCTTTAAATAA
- a CDS encoding Gfo/Idh/MocA family protein gives MKIGLIGYGKGGRYFHAPLIASLPGVTFAGVVTRSPERRQDLRNDHPKVPAFDTLAELVAAGVDAVVISTPLASRRALILTAIDLGVPVVSDKPFAPDAAAAQELVDAAERRGVLLGVYQNRRWDSDFLTVRKLIDEGVLGQISRFESRVERYSPASVGKQSGGGILRDLGSHLVDQALLLFGPVKRVYAELEFATPEQAVDHGFFMSLTHANGVVSHLWGNCLQNAQGPRFRVNGAQGCYTVEGLDGQEAAALAGLSPKSEGERWGVEEHRRWGWFEQGEHRERVPSERGCWSEFYRQLQEAVVNRGRNPVDAKDAVASAKVLDAARVSAMEGRVVMM, from the coding sequence ATGAAAATCGGACTCATCGGTTATGGCAAAGGCGGGCGCTATTTTCATGCGCCGCTGATTGCCAGCCTGCCGGGCGTCACGTTCGCCGGCGTGGTCACCCGCTCGCCGGAGCGTCGCCAGGACCTGCGCAACGATCACCCCAAAGTGCCGGCGTTCGATACCCTGGCTGAGCTCGTCGCGGCGGGGGTCGATGCGGTGGTGATCTCGACGCCGCTGGCCTCCCGCCGTGCATTGATTCTGACAGCCATCGACCTCGGCGTCCCTGTGGTCAGCGACAAGCCGTTCGCGCCGGATGCTGCGGCAGCCCAGGAGTTGGTGGACGCCGCCGAGCGCCGTGGGGTGCTCTTGGGCGTGTACCAGAACCGGCGCTGGGACTCGGATTTTCTGACTGTGCGCAAGCTTATAGATGAAGGCGTTCTGGGCCAGATCAGCCGTTTCGAATCCCGGGTCGAGCGCTATTCGCCCGCCTCGGTGGGCAAGCAAAGCGGCGGCGGAATCTTGCGTGATCTTGGCAGCCATCTGGTCGATCAGGCGTTGTTGCTGTTCGGGCCGGTTAAGCGGGTCTACGCCGAACTTGAGTTCGCGACGCCCGAGCAAGCGGTCGATCACGGCTTCTTTATGTCGCTGACGCATGCCAACGGTGTGGTATCGCATTTATGGGGGAATTGCCTGCAAAACGCCCAGGGGCCGCGTTTTCGCGTCAATGGCGCGCAAGGGTGCTATACCGTGGAAGGCCTCGACGGTCAGGAGGCCGCAGCGCTGGCCGGGTTGTCGCCCAAATCCGAAGGTGAACGCTGGGGCGTGGAAGAGCATCGACGCTGGGGCTGGTTCGAGCAGGGCGAACACCGCGAGCGCGTGCCCTCGGAGCGTGGATGCTGGAGCGAGTTTTACCGGCAACTGCAGGAGGCGGTCGTGAACCGGGGGCGTAACCCCGTGGATGCAAAAGACGCAGTAGCGTCGGCCAAGGTGCTGGACGCCGCGCGCGTCAGCGCAATGGAGGGCAGGGTCGTCATGATGTGA
- the iolD gene encoding 3D-(3,5/4)-trihydroxycyclohexane-1,2-dione acylhydrolase (decyclizing), which translates to MTTTRLTMAQALVKFLDNQYVEVDGVQSKFVAGVFTIFGHGNVLGLGQALEQDSGDLVVHQGRNEQGMCHAAMGFAKQHLRRKVYACSSSVGPGAANMITAAATASANRIPLLLLPGDVYASRQPDPVLQQIEQFHDLSISTNDAFKAVSKYWDRINRPEQLMSAALNAMRVLTDPAETGAVTLALPQDVQAEAYDYPDSFLQKRVHRIDRRPPTEAMLDDAVALLTSKRRPLLICGGGVRYSGAAAALQAFAERFGIPFSETQAGKSAIISDHPLNMGGIGETGTLAANTLAREADLIIGVGTRYSDFTTGSKSLFQNPEVQFLNLNVGAFDVQKLDGVQVLADARLALELLAERLGDYCARWGAQPQEARAALEAEVDRLYALEYQAEGFEPEVSGHLDPQVLRDFIEMTGSCLTQSRVLGELNQHLPADAVIVAAAGSLPGDLQRAWRSTSVDSYHVEYGYSCMGYEINAALGVKMAAPEREVYALVGDGSYMMLHSELATSIQERRKINVVLLDNMAFGCINNLQMGNGMGSFGTEFRFRNPESGLLDGDFVPVDFAMSAAAYGCKTYKVSNAEQLRAALADARTQTVSTLIDIKVLPKTMIHGYLSWWRVGVAQVSTTGTTAEAYERQKAALAKARQY; encoded by the coding sequence ATGACCACCACACGTTTGACCATGGCCCAGGCCCTGGTGAAGTTTCTGGATAATCAGTACGTCGAAGTCGACGGCGTGCAAAGCAAGTTCGTTGCCGGGGTGTTTACCATTTTCGGGCATGGCAACGTGCTGGGCCTGGGCCAGGCGCTTGAGCAGGACAGCGGCGACCTGGTCGTGCATCAAGGCCGCAACGAACAAGGCATGTGCCATGCCGCGATGGGTTTTGCCAAGCAGCACTTGCGGCGCAAAGTCTATGCGTGCAGCTCGTCGGTCGGCCCCGGTGCCGCCAACATGATCACCGCCGCTGCCACCGCGTCGGCCAATCGAATCCCGCTGCTGTTGCTGCCGGGCGATGTCTACGCCAGTCGCCAGCCCGATCCGGTGCTGCAACAGATCGAACAGTTCCACGACCTCAGCATCAGCACCAACGACGCCTTCAAGGCCGTCAGCAAATACTGGGACCGCATCAATCGCCCCGAGCAGTTGATGAGCGCCGCCCTCAACGCCATGCGTGTCCTCACTGACCCTGCCGAAACCGGCGCGGTGACCCTGGCGTTGCCCCAGGACGTGCAGGCCGAGGCCTACGACTACCCCGACTCGTTTTTGCAAAAGCGCGTACACCGTATCGACCGGCGTCCCCCCACCGAGGCGATGCTCGACGATGCCGTTGCCCTGCTGACGAGCAAGCGCAGGCCTTTACTTATTTGTGGCGGCGGCGTGCGTTACTCCGGCGCGGCCGCTGCATTGCAGGCGTTCGCCGAACGCTTCGGTATACCCTTCAGTGAAACCCAGGCCGGCAAGAGCGCGATCATCTCCGACCATCCGCTGAACATGGGTGGCATCGGCGAGACCGGCACGCTGGCGGCCAACACCCTCGCGCGGGAGGCGGATTTGATCATCGGCGTAGGCACCCGTTACAGCGATTTCACCACTGGCTCCAAGTCGCTGTTTCAGAACCCCGAGGTGCAATTTCTCAACCTCAACGTCGGCGCCTTTGATGTGCAAAAGCTCGACGGCGTTCAGGTGCTGGCCGATGCGCGTCTGGCCCTTGAGCTACTCGCGGAGCGATTGGGCGACTACTGCGCGCGATGGGGCGCTCAGCCGCAGGAGGCGCGAGCCGCGCTGGAAGCCGAAGTGGATCGGCTGTATGCGCTGGAATACCAGGCCGAAGGTTTCGAGCCGGAAGTCAGCGGCCATCTTGACCCGCAGGTGCTGCGTGATTTCATCGAGATGACCGGCTCGTGCCTGACCCAGAGTCGGGTGCTGGGCGAACTCAATCAACATTTGCCGGCGGACGCGGTGATCGTCGCCGCCGCGGGCAGCCTCCCCGGGGATTTGCAGCGGGCGTGGCGCAGCACCAGCGTGGACAGCTACCACGTCGAATACGGCTACTCGTGCATGGGTTATGAAATCAATGCCGCGCTGGGTGTAAAAATGGCGGCGCCTGAGCGCGAGGTGTATGCGCTGGTCGGCGATGGCTCCTACATGATGCTGCACTCCGAGCTGGCCACTTCCATTCAGGAGCGGCGCAAGATCAACGTGGTGCTGCTGGATAATATGGCGTTTGGTTGCATCAACAATCTGCAGATGGGCAACGGCATGGGCAGTTTCGGCACCGAGTTCCGTTTTCGTAACCCCGAGAGCGGTCTGCTGGACGGTGACTTCGTGCCGGTGGATTTCGCCATGAGCGCTGCAGCGTACGGCTGCAAGACCTACAAGGTCAGTAATGCCGAGCAACTGCGGGCGGCGTTGGCCGATGCGCGTACCCAAACCGTATCGACGCTGATCGACATCAAAGTGCTGCCTAAAACCATGATCCACGGGTATCTGTCGTGGTGGCGGGTGGGCGTGGCGCAGGTGTCGACCACAGGCACGACGGCCGAAGCGTATGAGCGGCAAAAAGCGGCGTTGGCCAAAGCCCGCCAGTATTGA
- a CDS encoding CoA-acylating methylmalonate-semialdehyde dehydrogenase, which translates to MSNAPIIGHYINGQVHDSAERYSDVFNPATGAVQARVALAEQKTVDEAVAAAQAAFPAWADQSSLRRARVMFKFKELLDQHHDELAAIICREHGKVFSDAKGEVVRGIEIVEFACGAPSLLKSDYSDNIGGGIDNWNLRQPLGVCAGVTPFNFPVMVPLWMIPMALVTGNCFILKPSERDPSASLLMARLLKQAGLPDGVFSVVQGDKVAVDALLQHKGIEAISFVGSTPIAEYIHQQGTAHGKRVQALGGAKNHMIVMPDADLDQAADALIGAAYGSAGERCMAISIAVVVGDVGQKLIDKLLPRIDALKVGDGMNADSDMGPLVTAVHKAKVEGYIAQGVEEGAKLISDGRNFKVPGADGGFFVGATLFDDVTPQMTIYKEEIFGPVLGIVHVPDFALAVELINAHEFGNGVSCFTSDGGIARAFARNIKVGMVGINVPIPVPMAWHSFGGWKRSLFGDHHAYGEEGLRFYSRYKSVMQRWPDSIAKGAEFSMPTAK; encoded by the coding sequence ATGAGCAACGCCCCGATCATCGGCCATTACATCAACGGCCAGGTTCACGACAGCGCCGAGCGCTACAGCGATGTGTTTAATCCCGCGACCGGCGCGGTACAGGCCCGCGTGGCGCTGGCAGAGCAAAAGACCGTCGACGAGGCCGTCGCCGCCGCACAGGCCGCGTTTCCCGCATGGGCCGATCAATCCTCGCTGCGCCGGGCGCGGGTCATGTTCAAATTCAAGGAGCTGCTCGACCAGCACCACGACGAGTTGGCGGCCATTATTTGTCGGGAGCACGGCAAGGTGTTTTCCGACGCCAAGGGCGAAGTGGTGCGCGGCATCGAGATCGTCGAGTTCGCCTGCGGCGCGCCGAGCCTGCTGAAAAGCGACTACAGCGACAACATCGGTGGCGGCATCGATAACTGGAACCTGCGTCAGCCGCTGGGCGTGTGCGCTGGCGTCACGCCGTTCAACTTCCCGGTGATGGTGCCGCTGTGGATGATTCCGATGGCGCTGGTCACCGGCAACTGCTTCATCCTTAAACCGTCCGAACGCGACCCGTCGGCGAGCCTGCTGATGGCGCGCCTGCTCAAGCAGGCCGGGCTGCCGGACGGCGTATTCAGCGTCGTGCAAGGTGACAAGGTGGCGGTGGATGCGCTGCTGCAGCACAAGGGAATCGAGGCGATTTCCTTCGTCGGCTCCACGCCCATCGCCGAATACATCCACCAGCAGGGCACCGCCCACGGCAAGCGTGTGCAGGCATTGGGCGGTGCGAAGAACCACATGATCGTCATGCCCGACGCCGATCTGGACCAGGCCGCCGACGCGTTGATCGGCGCAGCCTACGGTTCGGCGGGCGAGCGCTGCATGGCCATTTCCATCGCCGTGGTGGTGGGCGACGTGGGCCAGAAGCTCATCGACAAGCTGCTGCCGCGTATTGACGCGCTCAAAGTGGGCGACGGGATGAACGCCGATTCGGACATGGGCCCGCTGGTCACGGCGGTGCACAAGGCCAAGGTCGAGGGCTACATCGCCCAGGGCGTGGAGGAGGGCGCGAAGCTGATCAGCGACGGCCGCAACTTCAAGGTGCCCGGTGCGGACGGTGGGTTCTTTGTCGGCGCCACGCTGTTCGATGACGTAACGCCGCAGATGACTATCTATAAGGAGGAAATCTTCGGGCCGGTGCTGGGCATCGTCCACGTGCCTGATTTTGCCTTGGCCGTGGAGTTGATCAATGCCCACGAATTCGGCAACGGCGTGTCGTGCTTCACCAGCGATGGCGGCATCGCCCGGGCGTTTGCGCGCAATATCAAGGTGGGGATGGTGGGCATCAACGTGCCGATTCCGGTGCCGATGGCCTGGCATTCGTTCGGCGGCTGGAAACGCTCGCTGTTCGGCGATCATCACGCCTACGGCGAGGAAGGCTTGCGCTTCTACAGCCGTTATAAAAGCGTCATGCAGCGCTGGCCGGACAGCATCGCCAAAGGCGCCGAGTTCAGCATGCCGACGGCGAAGTAA